The stretch of DNA TTGATGTACATGAACTAGCGTCTGCCGGGTCACCGGAATTTCGAGTAGTGTGTAGCCCCCCGTAGTGGCTTCGCCCAGACGTGGGCCGAGCGCGATTAACAGGTCGGCGCCGTGAATCCGCTGTGCGAGCGCGGGATTGATGCCGAGGCCGACATCACCCGCGTAACAGGGATGCTCGTTATCGAACGTGTCCTGGAAGCGGAACGCGAGCCCAAGCGGCAACTGCCAGGTTTCGACGAAGCGTTGCAGATCAGCGCACGCGGCTGGGGTCCAGCCGCTGCCGCCTGCGATCACCATGGGCCGTTGTGCATGTTCTAGCAGGTGTTGCAGCCGTTCGATCTGGGCGCGTCCTGGTGCCGCCGCCACGCGCTGCCAGGGCGGCGCGCTGGGCACTGCGGGGCACGGATCGCTCAGCATGTCTTCCGGCAGCGATAGCACGACCGGCCCAGGCCGCCCCGAAGTCGCTGCATGAAACGCATGGCTGAGATACTCCGGCACACGGCGCGGATCGTCGATCTGCGCGACCCATTTCGCCATCTGCCCAAACATGCGGCGGTAGTCGATCTCCTGGAAAGCCTCCCGGTCCAGATGTTCCCGCGCGCACTGGCCGATGAGCAAAATCATCGGGGTGGAATCCTGAAACGCCGTATGCACGCCAATCGACGCATGGGTGGCGCCTGGCCCGCGTGTGACGAAGGCGACGCCTGGACGGCCGGTTAGCTTGCCTGTGGCTTCGGCCATGTTTGCCGCAGCGGCTTCGTGACGGCAGACGATCGTCTGAATGCGCTGGGTCTCGTCATGCAGCGAATCGAGCACCGCGAGAAAGCTTTCGCCGGGCACACAAAACACGCGTTCGACCCCATGCATCAGCAGCGCATCGACTAGCAGACGCGCTCCCGTTGTGCTGGCAGGGGCGGATGCGGGAGCGGACGTGGAAGCATGGGCTTGCGGCATGGCGAAAGGGTCTCCGTGATGGGGGTTGGCGCTGGCTTGGGGGCGCTGGGTGAGGCCGTGGGCCCATGCAGCGTATGCGCCAGCCTGTCAGGCCACCGGGGTGGCGACAGCTTACGCTGGCGGCTCAGCCGTGTCACGGCATGCGGTTCGCGCTATGAGGTTGCGCCGGATGGCGCACGCGGAAAGCGCATCCTGTGCCATGGCAATGACGTGTCAAGCAAGCGCCGCGTCGCTCGCTATCAACATTCGACGATATTCACCGCGAGCCCGCCGCGTGAGGTTTCCTTGTATTTGGTTTTCATGTCCGCGCCTGTTTGCCGCATCGTCTTGATGACGGAATCGAGCGAGACGTAATGGCTGCCGTCGCCGCGCAGCGCCATCCGCGCGGCGTTGACCGCCTTGACCGAGGCCATCGCATTGCGTTCGATGCACGGAATCTGCACCATGCCGCCGACGGGATCGCAGGTTAGCCCCAGGTTGTGTTCCATGCCAATCTCGGCGGCATTCTCGACTTGTTTCGGGGTGCCGCCCATTACGGCAGCCAGCCCTCCCGCAGCCATCGAACATGCCACGCCGACCTCGCCCTGGCAGCCAACCTCCGCGCCGGAAATCGACGCGTTGAGTTTGTACAGGATACCGATCGCTGCCGCCGTTAGCAGAAAGTCGATGACGCCTTGCGGTGTCGAACCGGGCATGAAGCGCGTGTAGTAATGCAATACCGCTGGAATAATGCCCGCCGCGCCATTGGTGGGCGCTGTGACAACCCGTCCGCCCGCTGCATTTTCTTCATTGACGGCGATGGCATACAGGTTGATCCAGTCGATCATCGACAGCGGATCGCGCAACGCGCCTTCCGGGTTGCCGAGCAGCGCGCGATATAGCTGCGGCGCGCGGCGTTTGACCTGAAACGGACCTGGCAACGTGCCATCGGCATCTGGGTTGCCGATGCCGCAGCCGCGCGCCACGCATGACTGCATCACGTCCCAGATCTGCAGCAGCCCGGCGCGGGTTTGCTCTTCGGTATGCCAGACCCGCTCGTTTTCCCACATGAGTTGCGCGATGCTTTTATTCGTCGAATGACACAGCGCCAGCAACTCGTCACCGCTGAAAAACGGATAGGGCAACTGGTTGGGCGCATCGAGCACTTTGGTGTTGGGTGCGCCCGCCGTGACCACGAAGCCGCCACCGACCGACAGATAGGTTGTGACACGCAGTGTTTCGCCTCGTGCATCGAACGCATGCAGTTTCATGCTGTTGGGGTGTTCCGCCAGCGCCTGGCGATAGAACGCGATGTGTTCTTTCACCGAGAAGGGCACGACGTGCGTGCCGAGCAAGGCCAGCGAACGGCTGCTTTGAATGACAGCGAGGCGTTCGTTGATCGTGTCTGGATCAACCGTGTCGGGCGCTTCACCGAGCAAGCCGAGCATGATGCCGCGATCGGTGCCATGTCCTTTGCCGGTCGCCCCCAGCGAGCCGTACAAGCCCACTTTCACGCTGACGGTAGCGGCCAGCAGCCCATCGCGTTCAAGCCCCTGAGCAAACATTAGCGCTGCGCGCATCGGGCCCACCGTATGCGAACTCGACGGACCAATGCCGATTTTGAAAAGGTCGAACACACTGACTGCCATAACGGTTCCTGCCAATAAACAAAAAAGATTAACGCGCGACAAACGGCAGACAGACGGCGAGCCATGCCGGCGCTGTCGCTGCCAGGTGCAGTGCGATGGGCGTGTAGCGCCCATCTAGCCGCGCAGCCAGATGAAACAGTTCGGTTGCATTCTTCGGATCCCACGGCCCCACGTAACCCGGCAAGCCCGCCTCGCGGCGTTGCATGTCCAGCGGTGTCGTGGAGTGGATGAATTCGTCGTGAGTTTTCATGCCGATGGCGTAAGGCGTGAGCCAGTTCAGCGCACCCGCCAGTGATGCGCCGCTTGGCGTGCGCAATGGCAGCCAGACGCGGTTATGGCGGCGGGCGGCAAGCGCCGCGGTGACGAGCGGCTGAAGATCGTAAGTCACATAGCGCAACGCATCGCGTTCGTTGAAATCGATGGTCGAGCCATCGGGCGCGATGTTGTCACCGATGTGTTCGGCGAAGAGGCGTTGCGCGGCATTGATCATCTTGCGGTTATCAAGCGTGAACGCGGCCATCGAGACCAGCTTGATGCGATGGCTCTGCCAGTTGTTGCGATAGGTGCCGCGGAGCGGACGCGGTTGCGCGTCGATCTGGGTGATATAGCCACTGGCGAACTTGTTGAGAAACGCCATCGCCGCATTGCGGGTTTTCACCGGCAGCGCGCTCGCGGTCATGTCGTAGGCGAGGATCAAGCTATCGAAATGGGTTTCGTCGATGGGATTGAACGAAGGTTGGTAAGTAGTGACCCATGCATACAGCAAGCGATCGACAAACTTCAGGTAGCGCTCGTCGCTGGTGGCGCGCCAGGCCAGGGCCGCATTGCGCAGCAAATCCAGATCTTTTTGCGCCTCAACGCTCTGGTCGTACAAGCCTTCATGTGGCAGCAGGCCTTCCGTATGGAGCCGGGCGACGGCGCGTGGCGCGTCATTCAGGTGCTCCTGCACATTGTTGATGAGCGTTTTCACTCCCGGATCGGCGTTGGTGCGTTCGCTGGTTTGCAACGCGGGTGCGGCGCAGAAATTCATGGCGGCCACCACAGGTGCGGCGGGCCATAGCAATGCCACCGCAGCGAGTCCGCATGCCAGCGGCAGGCACAGTTGACGGTTGGGTTGAGGTATTCGGCTTCGCATCATTCGCACCTTTCGCGCCTTGCGCTGTTTCCCGGTTGGGCTGATTGGGTGTCAGATGTTAGCCGTTTGCGCGGCTGGCATGCTGAATCTCGCGCCGCCGAAGCCGCGGCGCGAGGTTCACATGAAGCGTAATGCCGCCGGCATTGCGGTGAAGAGGAACGGGCGGACGCAACGATCGGCCGGGGTCAGGTGTAATCGGCTATCGGCACGCAGGCGCAAAAGAGATTGCGGTCGCCATAGACGTTGTCCGCGCGTCCGACAGGGGGCCAGTATTTTCTGGCGACCAGCGCAGGCAGCGGCCAGGCGGCTGTTTCGCGCCGGTACGCATGTGTCCAGACATCGGCTGTGACCACGGCAGCGGTATGCGGCGCGTGCTTGAGCGGGTTGTCTTCACGATCGGCCAAGCCTGCTTCGATGGCGCGGATTTCTTCGCGGATAGCGATCATCGCTTCGATGAAACGGTCGAGTTCTTCTTTCGCTTCGGATTCGGTGGGCTCGACCATCAATGTGCCGGGCACCGGAAAGCTCATCGTCGGCGCGTGAAAACCGTAATCCATCAGGCGCTTGGCGACGTCATCGACGCTGATGCCACTGCTTTCCTTGATCGGACGCAAATCGAGAATGCACTCATGCGCGACCAGGCCACCCGGCCCCGAGTACAGCACCGGATAGTGCGGCGCGAGTTTTTGCGCGACGTAGTTGGCGTTGAGAATGGCGATCTCGGTGGCGGCGGTGAGGTTTTTCGCGCCCATCATGGCGATATACATCCACGAGATCGGCAGGATCGACGCCGATCCATACGGCGCCGCTGATACCGCGCCGATGCCGTGCGGGTCACGCTCGTAACCGCTTGAGGCCTGGTTGGGCAAAAACTGCGCAAGGTGCGCGCCGACTGCCACCGGGCCGACGCCTGGGCCGCCACCGCCGTGCGGAATACAAAACGTCTTGTGCAGGTTCAGATGCGAAACATCGCCGCCGAATTGTCCGGGTGCGGTGAGGCCCACCATCGCGTTCATGTTCGCGCCATCGACGTACACCTGGCCGCCATACGCATGCACGACCTCGCAAATCTCACGCACATTCTGTTCGAACACGCCGTGCGTCGAGGGGTAGGTAATCATGATTGCCGCCAGCTTGCTGGCATGCTGCGCGGCTTTGGTTTTCAGGTCAGCAAGATCGACATTGCCGTTTGCATCGCAGGCCACGACGACGACCTGCATCCCGGCCATCTGCGCTGACGCAGGGTTAGTGCCATGGGCCGAAGCCGGAATCAGGCAAACGTTACGATGACCTTCGCCGCGCGCTGCATGGTAGGCGTGAATGATGAGCAAACCCGCATATTCGCCTTGCGAGCCCGCATTCGGCTGTAACGAAACAGCGGCGTAGCCCGTGGCCGCAACCAGCATCTGCTCGAGCTGGTCGATCATCGTGCGGTAGCCGAGTGTCTGGTCAGCCGGGGCAAATGGGTGAATCTGGCCGAACTCGGGCCAGGTGACCGGCAACATTTCAGCTGTCGCATTGAGCTTCATCGTGCATGAGCCAAGCGGGATCATCGAACGATCGAGCGCCAGATCTTTGTCGGAGAGGCTGCGCAGATAGCGCAGCATTTCAGTTTCCGAATGGTGGCGATTGAAGACCGGATGCGTCAGATACGCGCTGCGGCGCTCAAGCGCGGCAGGCACGCTGCGGTTTGCCGGTGTTGCGATGAACTGGGCGTCGAGCGCATCGACGGAGGGCGCTTCCGCCACGCCCGCCGCCTGGGCGAACACCGCCAGTAATGTGGCGAGATCGTGGCGCGTGGTGGTTTCGTCCAGCGACAAACCTGTCCGCGTGTTGCTGATGCGGCGCAAGTTGATGCGCTGCGCGAGCGCCGCTGTATGCAGCGCTTCGGTGCGCGAGCCGGTGTCGAACGTCAGCGTATCGAAGAAGGTGTCGTTGACGAGCGTGTAGCCCATCTGCACGGCCCCGGCAGCGAGCAGCGTGGTGAGGCGGTTGACGCGCTGAGCGATGGTTTTGAGGCCAGCCGGACCGTGATAGACCGCGTACATGCTGGCCATGATCGCCAGCAGCGCTTGCGCGGTGCAGACGTTCGAGGTGGCTTTTTCGCGGCGAATGTGTTGTTCGCGGGTTTGCAGCGCGAGACGCAGCGCCGGGTTGCCTTGCGCATCGAGCGTTACGCCAACGAGGCGGCCTGGCATCTGGCGCTTGAAGGCATCGCGTACCGCCATATAGGCTGCATGCGGGCCACCGAAGCCCACCGGTACGCCAAAGCGCTGGGTGTTGCCGATGGCCACATCCGCACCCCATTCGCCAGGCGGCGCGAGCAGCGTGAGCGCAAGCAGGTCGGCCGCGACGACCACATGGCCGCCTGCCGCGTGGATCGCGTCAGAGAGCGCACGGTAATCGCGCACATCGCCAAGGACGCCGGGATACTGCAACAGCACGCCGAAGGCATTGGCGCTGGCTGCCGCTTCGGCGGGGCCGGTCTGGATCTCGATGCCGACCGGGCGGGCACGGGTTTGCAGCACTTCGAGGGTTTGCGGCAGCACGTCGTCAGCGACGTAGAACACATTTGATGGAGACTGACCGACCCGCTGCAACAGCGTCATCGCTTCAGCGGCAGCGGTGGCTTCGTCGAGTAGCGAGGCATTGGCAATCGACAAACCGGTGAGGTCGATAACCATCTGCTGAAAGTTCAGCAGGGCCTCGAGACGGCCTTGTGAAATTTCCGGCTGATAGGGCGTGTAGGCCGTGTACCAGGCCGGGTTTTCAAGCACGTTGCGCAAGATCACGGCCGGTGTGTGCGCGTTGTAATAGCCTTGGCCGATGTAGGAACGGAACACCTGGTTTTGCCCCGCGAGTTCGCGCAAGGCCGCGAGCGCTTCGGCTTCGCTCTTCGGCTGGGTGAACGGCCCGAGCGGCAGTGCCTCATGGCGGCGAATGCTTGACGGAATCACCGCATCGATCAGTGCGGCGCGCGAGGCAAACCCCAGCGTGTCGAGCATCGCTTGCTGATCGGCTGCGTCTGGGCCAATGTGGCGCTCCGCGAAGGCGTCGTGCACTTCGAGCGCGGCCAGTGAGACAGGCGTGTGATTCATCAGGTGATCCGGGTGTTCGAGCTTCATGATGTGTTCCTGGCGGTGCGGCACGTCCGGCAGACCTGACGCACATAACGTGGGGCTTGGCCGCACCTGATGGTTGAGACGAGAGACAGTTGAAACAGGCCGGCTGAATAAAAAGCAATGCAGGCTTACGCGCCGATGGCCCGGGTATAGGCTTCGGCGTCGATCAGGCGCTCAAGCGAGGCATCGGCGGCGGGCTTGATCTTGAATAGCCAGCTTTCGTAGGGCGTGTTGTTCACGCTGTCCGGCGTATCCGCCACGGCGGAATTGGCCTCGAAAATTTCGCCCGAGACCGGCGCATAAATATCGGATGCGGCTTTGACCGATTCGATGACCGCGACGGTATCGCCCGCCTGAACTGTTTTGCCCAGCGCCTGGACTTCAAAAAAGACAATGTCGCCCAGCGCTTCCTGTGCGTGATCGGTAATGCCGATGGTCAGCGTGCCGTCGGCTTCGGTGCGAATCCATTCGTGCGATTCGGTGTATTTCAGGTTGGCCGGGATGCTCATGTGTTGCTCCTGTGCAAGGTTATTCGATGAGTGTGTAATGTGATGCGCTGGCCGTAGCCCGCCAGGTTTGAATCAGGCGGCGAGTACTTTGCCATGGCGCACGAACGGCAGTTTAACCACGCGCGCAGGCAAGGCCTTATCGCGGATTTGCACCTGGATCATGTCGCCAGGCTGAACCTGCAAAGGCACGCGGGCAAAGGCGATAGATTCCTGCATCGTGGGCGAGAACGTGCCGCTGGTAATTTCGCCTTCGCCGTGCGGCGTCAGCACTTTTTGATGCGCTCGCAGTATCCCCGCCGCCTTGCCGTTTTCTTTTTGCAGAATCAGGCCGACAAAAGCCGCGCGGGCACCATCGGCTTCCAGCCGGGGGCGGCCGATAAAGTCGCGCGGCGAGGTGAGATCGACGGTCCATGCGAGACCGGCATCGAGCGGCGACACGTTGTCATCCATGTCCTGGCCGTAGAGATTCATCCCGGCTTCGAGGCGAAGCGTGTCGCGCGCGCCGAGACCCGCCGGACGGACGCCCTGTGCTTGCAGCGCCTGCCACAGCGCAGCTGCCCTGGTTGCGGCAACGATGATCTCGAAGCCGTCTTCGCCGGTGTAGCCCGTGCGCGCGAGTGTCAGTTCGTCGAACGACGCCGTGGGAACGCGTACCGCGTTAAAAGGTTTGAGGACTTCGGATGCCGCGCGCGTGTCGGGGATGGCTTGCCAGACCTTGTCGCGGGCATGAGGCCCTTGCACCGCGATGATGGCCAGGTCGTGCCGCGCGGTGATGGTCAGATTGAAGCCGTGGGTGGTATTCAGATGATTGAACCAGGCCAGATCTTTTTCGGCCGTGCCCGCATTGACGACCGCGCGGAAGTGGTTTTCGTCGAAGTAATAGACGATCAGATCGTCGATGACGCCGCCATTCGTGTTGAGCATGCACGAATAAAGCGCTCGCCCAGGCGTTTGCAGTTTGGCGACGTTATTGGCCAGTGCATATTCGAAGAAAGCGCGCACCCGTGTGCCAGTGAAATCGACCACACACATGTGCGAGACATCGAACATGCCTGCATCGGTGCGCACTGCGCGATGTTCGTCGATCTGCGAGCCGTAATTGACAGGCATGTCCCAGCCGCCGAAATCGACCATGCGCGCGTTAAGCGCGCGATGCGTGGCATGCAGGGGAGTGTGTTTGAGTTCGGTCATCGGGGCCTCGGGCGTCACGCAGCAACAGGGAAAGGGGCAAGCAAGGCGCCATGCTCGCGCCGTTGCGCGGCACTTGGGGCCGGGCAAGCGAGGCGTTGCATGAGCCCCTCTGTCCTCGATACCTGAGAGATTGCGCCGACCGCGATGCGGTAAAACGCGCGCCCCTTCGGTGGGCAGCCTGCCGGAACAACCGTGTGGCTACTGCCGCTCTCCAGAGTGCGAAAAACCGGACCTGATGCGAGCGGATGAGCGCGTGCCAGAAGAACTGGCGATCAGTGGGATTTCTCGACGCGGCCGGTCCTTTTGCCTGAGAGTTTTTGGGTGTGCCCCTTCGGCGGTGTGGCACGCAAAAATGCTTGCAGCCAGCACGCTCTCCCGACGCGTGCGGCGAATGTACGCGAGCCCAAAAGGCTTGTCAAATGGTGCTTTCACGCGATGAGGCACGATCTGGCTGTGGTCTTGCAGACAGCTTGCCGCAGGCTTTTATTCAGTCCATTTCAGTCCATTCAAGCCGCTCGAATGGCAGGCGTCGCCCCTCGTTTTCGCTACGTTGCGCCAGCTCGATGAGCGTCATCACATCGACCGCATCGCGCGCGCTAACCGGAAATGGCACGCCATCTTGCAGCGTTGCCGCCAGCGCACGATAAAACTCGGCATAAGCGCCCGGCTGGCTTGGCCACTCGCGTTCAACTTCCTCATCGCCCTCGAGTACGCGCAATCGTCCCGCCAGATTGCCTGCGCCAAAACTTGCCGAGCCCGGATGCAGCCCCGCCTTCAACTGCTCTTCCTGGGTATCGAGACCATATTTGACATAGCTGCCCCGCGTGCCGTGCAACGTAAAACGCGGCGCCATGAGCGCTGTGAGCGCGCTGGCGTGCAGCAGCACTTCGAAGCCTGGATAACCCAGTTGCAGATGCAGATAATCCGGTGCCTGGGCGTGATCGCGCTGTGTCTTGACCGAGGCACAAACCGTTTGCGGCACGCCAAATAGCACCAGCGCCTGGTCGATTAAATGCGGCCCCAGATCGAAGAGCAGGCCACCGCCCCGCGCCGCTTCCTCACGCCAGCGCGCACGGATAACCGGGCGGAAACGATCGAAATGCGCTTCGAAATGCGTGAGGCGCCCTAGTGCACCAGTGGCCAGTAACGCTTGCAGCGCGATGAAGTCGCCATCCCAGCGCCGGTTATGGAACGGCGCGAACAGCAGGCCACGCCGCTGAGCCAGGGTGGCGAGCGTGAGCGCCTCAGCCGCGGTGAGCGTGACCGGCTTGTCGACCACGACATGCTTGCCCGCCGCAAGAACACGCTGCGCCAGTGCGAAGTGCGTGTCGTTCGGCGTGGCGATCACCACGCATTCGATTCCGTCTAGTGCCAGCAGGGCATCCAGATCCGGCACGGTTTGCGCGTGCGGATAACGCGCAAGAGCCCGCTCAGGCTGCCCCGTGGCAATGGCCGCGAGCGTGGTGCGGCCACTATGCTCCAGCACCGGTGCGTGAAAAGTCGCACCCGCGAAACCGTAACCCAGCAACCCCACCTTGAGCCGTGTCGGCATGTTTCGCCTCCCTTTCTGTTTGAGTGCGCTAGTTCGAATGCGCTATTAGTTTGAGCGCGTGGTTTTATGTCGCTGTAGCGAGCCACCCATGCCCTGTCAGCCTCGCCGCACAAGCGCGCCATTGTGTCATGGCGCGTGTCATGAAGCTCGCTTCCGAACTTGCGGCACAGGCCAAAACGTAACCGCATCCGTGTTAACATCGCCCGCTGCCCAAGCTATGGGAAGCCGCATTTGTGCCTCGTATCTGGCCCCGCAAGCGGGCCATGCATCCCCACTCAATCTCCACTCCTTTCCGCTCAAGACGATGTCCGCAGGCCTGAATGCCGCTCAAAACGAAGCGGTGCGTTATCTCGATGGTCCCTGCCTGGTGCTAGCAG from Paraburkholderia hayleyella encodes:
- a CDS encoding thiamine pyrophosphate-binding protein, giving the protein MPQAHASTSAPASAPASTTGARLLVDALLMHGVERVFCVPGESFLAVLDSLHDETQRIQTIVCRHEAAAANMAEATGKLTGRPGVAFVTRGPGATHASIGVHTAFQDSTPMILLIGQCAREHLDREAFQEIDYRRMFGQMAKWVAQIDDPRRVPEYLSHAFHAATSGRPGPVVLSLPEDMLSDPCPAVPSAPPWQRVAAAPGRAQIERLQHLLEHAQRPMVIAGGSGWTPAACADLQRFVETWQLPLGLAFRFQDTFDNEHPCYAGDVGLGINPALAQRIHGADLLIALGPRLGEATTGGYTLLEIPVTRQTLVHVHQGAEELGRVYAADLPIVSGMPEMAEQLAAMRPAAPPLWAGSAAAAHEAYLEWRTPRPIPGEVQLGEIIQQLRAQLPADAIVTNGAGNYASWLHRHFSYRHFRSQLAPTSGAMGYGVPAALAAKAQYPQRMVVALAGDGCFMMASQELATAMQYKLQVVFIVVNNSHFGTIRMHQERHYPGRVHGTGLTNPDFAAFARAFGAHGEVVERTADFLPAFERAVAAQRAALIEIRLPQEASTPGATLEQIREQGRTMRNAEKR
- a CDS encoding L-serine ammonia-lyase — protein: MAVSVFDLFKIGIGPSSSHTVGPMRAALMFAQGLERDGLLAATVSVKVGLYGSLGATGKGHGTDRGIMLGLLGEAPDTVDPDTINERLAVIQSSRSLALLGTHVVPFSVKEHIAFYRQALAEHPNSMKLHAFDARGETLRVTTYLSVGGGFVVTAGAPNTKVLDAPNQLPYPFFSGDELLALCHSTNKSIAQLMWENERVWHTEEQTRAGLLQIWDVMQSCVARGCGIGNPDADGTLPGPFQVKRRAPQLYRALLGNPEGALRDPLSMIDWINLYAIAVNEENAAGGRVVTAPTNGAAGIIPAVLHYYTRFMPGSTPQGVIDFLLTAAAIGILYKLNASISGAEVGCQGEVGVACSMAAGGLAAVMGGTPKQVENAAEIGMEHNLGLTCDPVGGMVQIPCIERNAMASVKAVNAARMALRGDGSHYVSLDSVIKTMRQTGADMKTKYKETSRGGLAVNIVEC
- a CDS encoding alginate lyase family protein, yielding MMRSRIPQPNRQLCLPLACGLAAVALLWPAAPVVAAMNFCAAPALQTSERTNADPGVKTLINNVQEHLNDAPRAVARLHTEGLLPHEGLYDQSVEAQKDLDLLRNAALAWRATSDERYLKFVDRLLYAWVTTYQPSFNPIDETHFDSLILAYDMTASALPVKTRNAAMAFLNKFASGYITQIDAQPRPLRGTYRNNWQSHRIKLVSMAAFTLDNRKMINAAQRLFAEHIGDNIAPDGSTIDFNERDALRYVTYDLQPLVTAALAARRHNRVWLPLRTPSGASLAGALNWLTPYAIGMKTHDEFIHSTTPLDMQRREAGLPGYVGPWDPKNATELFHLAARLDGRYTPIALHLAATAPAWLAVCLPFVAR
- the gcvP gene encoding aminomethyl-transferring glycine dehydrogenase; its protein translation is MKLEHPDHLMNHTPVSLAALEVHDAFAERHIGPDAADQQAMLDTLGFASRAALIDAVIPSSIRRHEALPLGPFTQPKSEAEALAALRELAGQNQVFRSYIGQGYYNAHTPAVILRNVLENPAWYTAYTPYQPEISQGRLEALLNFQQMVIDLTGLSIANASLLDEATAAAEAMTLLQRVGQSPSNVFYVADDVLPQTLEVLQTRARPVGIEIQTGPAEAAASANAFGVLLQYPGVLGDVRDYRALSDAIHAAGGHVVVAADLLALTLLAPPGEWGADVAIGNTQRFGVPVGFGGPHAAYMAVRDAFKRQMPGRLVGVTLDAQGNPALRLALQTREQHIRREKATSNVCTAQALLAIMASMYAVYHGPAGLKTIAQRVNRLTTLLAAGAVQMGYTLVNDTFFDTLTFDTGSRTEALHTAALAQRINLRRISNTRTGLSLDETTTRHDLATLLAVFAQAAGVAEAPSVDALDAQFIATPANRSVPAALERRSAYLTHPVFNRHHSETEMLRYLRSLSDKDLALDRSMIPLGSCTMKLNATAEMLPVTWPEFGQIHPFAPADQTLGYRTMIDQLEQMLVAATGYAAVSLQPNAGSQGEYAGLLIIHAYHAARGEGHRNVCLIPASAHGTNPASAQMAGMQVVVVACDANGNVDLADLKTKAAQHASKLAAIMITYPSTHGVFEQNVREICEVVHAYGGQVYVDGANMNAMVGLTAPGQFGGDVSHLNLHKTFCIPHGGGGPGVGPVAVGAHLAQFLPNQASSGYERDPHGIGAVSAAPYGSASILPISWMYIAMMGAKNLTAATEIAILNANYVAQKLAPHYPVLYSGPGGLVAHECILDLRPIKESSGISVDDVAKRLMDYGFHAPTMSFPVPGTLMVEPTESEAKEELDRFIEAMIAIREEIRAIEAGLADREDNPLKHAPHTAAVVTADVWTHAYRRETAAWPLPALVARKYWPPVGRADNVYGDRNLFCACVPIADYT
- the gcvH gene encoding glycine cleavage system protein GcvH, encoding MSIPANLKYTESHEWIRTEADGTLTIGITDHAQEALGDIVFFEVQALGKTVQAGDTVAVIESVKAASDIYAPVSGEIFEANSAVADTPDSVNNTPYESWLFKIKPAADASLERLIDAEAYTRAIGA
- the gcvT gene encoding glycine cleavage system aminomethyltransferase GcvT, with amino-acid sequence MTELKHTPLHATHRALNARMVDFGGWDMPVNYGSQIDEHRAVRTDAGMFDVSHMCVVDFTGTRVRAFFEYALANNVAKLQTPGRALYSCMLNTNGGVIDDLIVYYFDENHFRAVVNAGTAEKDLAWFNHLNTTHGFNLTITARHDLAIIAVQGPHARDKVWQAIPDTRAASEVLKPFNAVRVPTASFDELTLARTGYTGEDGFEIIVAATRAAALWQALQAQGVRPAGLGARDTLRLEAGMNLYGQDMDDNVSPLDAGLAWTVDLTSPRDFIGRPRLEADGARAAFVGLILQKENGKAAGILRAHQKVLTPHGEGEITSGTFSPTMQESIAFARVPLQVQPGDMIQVQIRDKALPARVVKLPFVRHGKVLAA
- a CDS encoding oxidoreductase, whose translation is MPTRLKVGLLGYGFAGATFHAPVLEHSGRTTLAAIATGQPERALARYPHAQTVPDLDALLALDGIECVVIATPNDTHFALAQRVLAAGKHVVVDKPVTLTAAEALTLATLAQRRGLLFAPFHNRRWDGDFIALQALLATGALGRLTHFEAHFDRFRPVIRARWREEAARGGGLLFDLGPHLIDQALVLFGVPQTVCASVKTQRDHAQAPDYLHLQLGYPGFEVLLHASALTALMAPRFTLHGTRGSYVKYGLDTQEEQLKAGLHPGSASFGAGNLAGRLRVLEGDEEVEREWPSQPGAYAEFYRALAATLQDGVPFPVSARDAVDVMTLIELAQRSENEGRRLPFERLEWTEMD